A genomic window from Triticum urartu cultivar G1812 chromosome 7, Tu2.1, whole genome shotgun sequence includes:
- the LOC125520138 gene encoding agamous-like MADS-box protein AGL80, whose product MAHNETLQYIPHDSTRHHRFKNSVKGLMKKADELAILCDAKTCVLVYDEGKAAPEVFPSQVEAVDILNQFKNMLKMGQCKEVMNQEGFITKRIGKLRDQVDKTNHECEDGEIRYLLHKTMHGDHSCLVGLNIEELTRVGYKVDMLLKSISERMLKILSQAPPPAPCVTTDIIDMGSPALYPAPLQQQESRPDMVSSGGDLDALVYSGYAGASFSSNEMMQMQSFDMGFGSSPFPPM is encoded by the exons ATGGCTCACAACGAGACCCTCCAGTACATCCCCCATGACTCGACCCGGCACCATAGATTCAAGAA tagtgtcaAGGGCCTGATGAAGAAGGCGGACGAACTAGCCATCCTGTGCGATGCTAAGACCTGCGTACTAGTGTACGACGAGGGCAAGGCGGCGCCGGAGGTGTTCCCTTCCCAAGTCGAGGCGGTGGATATCCTGAATCAATTCAAAAACATGCTGAAGATGGGGCAGTGCAAGGAGGTGATGAACCAGGAGGGCTTCATCACCAAGCGCATTGGCAAGCTCCGGGACCAGGTCGACAAGACCAACCACGAGTGCGAGGACGGCGAGATCAGGTACCTCCTTCACAAAACCATGCATGGCGACCACTCATGCCTTGTTGGCCTCAACATCGAGGAGCTCACCAGAGTTGGCTACAAGGTGGACATGCTTCTCAAGAGCATCAGCGAACGCATGTTAAAAATCCTTTCCCAGGCGCCGCCGCCAGCTCCATGTGTCACCACCGACATCATAGACATGGGGTCTCCCGCATTGTATCCAGCACCACTTCAGCAGCAGGAGAGTCGGCCTGACATGGTGAGCTCCGGAGGGGACCTCGACGCCCTAGTCTATAGTGGCTATGCTGGCGCCAGCTTCTCTAGCAACGAGATGATGCAGATGCAGTCCTTTGATATGGGGTTCGGTTCGAGTCCTTTCCCTCCCATGTAA